In Arsenicicoccus dermatophilus, a genomic segment contains:
- a CDS encoding polyribonucleotide nucleotidyltransferase — translation MEGPDITFTEAVIDNGRFGTRTVRFETGRLAKQAGGAVVAYLDDETTLLSTTVAGKSPKDQFDFFPLTVDVEERMYAAGRIPGSFFRREGRPGTDAILTCRLIDRPLRPTFKKGLRNEVQVVITVLSIHPDHQYDVLAINAASASTQISGLPFSGPVGGVRVSLIDGEWVAFPNFTDIERSVFDMVVAGRKVTTKDGDDVAIMMVEAESTEFTWDLIRTEGKQAPTEEIVAQGLEAAKKFIAVLCTAQEELAAQAAKPVQDFPIFLDYQDDAYVAVEQAAEGELKPLLAIAGKQEREEKLDELKDHLKADLAGEGKPFEGREKEISAAYRSVQKKLVRERILRDKVRIDGRGLADIRALSAEVEVLPRVHGSAIFERGETQIMGVTTLNMLRMEQQIDSLSPVTRRRYMHNYNFPPFSTGETGRVGSPKRREIGHGALAERALMPVLPTREEFPYAIRQVSEALGSNGSTSMGSVCASTLSLLNAGVPLRAPVAGIAMGLVSAEIDGETQYAALTDILGAEDAFGDMDFKVAGTKEFVTAIQLDTKLDGIPASVLAGALTQARDARLHILDVMAEAIDVPDEMSPYAPRVIAVQVPVDKIGEVIGPKGKMINQIQEETGADISIEDDGTVYIGATDGPSAEAARAAVNAIANPQMPEIGERFLGTVVKTTTFGAFVSLLPGKDGLLHISEVRKLVGGKRIDAVEDVLGVGQKVQVELKEIDPRGKLSLAAVLTEEQEAAAAAAASEQGSSDRGERGERPERGDREDRGERRERPRRERRDDEDGEGERRSRSRSRRRRSEVIEEGTGTPAADQVVEAVSDGNEATATSEDA, via the coding sequence ATGGAGGGTCCAGACATCACGTTCACCGAAGCCGTCATCGACAACGGCCGCTTCGGCACCCGCACGGTCCGTTTCGAGACCGGCCGACTGGCCAAGCAGGCCGGCGGCGCCGTCGTCGCCTACCTGGACGACGAGACCACCCTGCTGTCCACCACCGTGGCGGGCAAGTCCCCCAAAGACCAGTTCGACTTCTTCCCCCTCACCGTCGACGTCGAGGAGCGGATGTACGCCGCGGGTCGCATCCCCGGCTCGTTCTTCCGTCGCGAGGGCCGTCCGGGCACGGACGCCATCCTCACCTGCCGCCTGATCGACCGCCCGCTGCGCCCGACCTTCAAGAAGGGGCTGCGCAACGAGGTCCAGGTCGTCATCACGGTGCTGTCGATCCACCCGGACCACCAGTACGACGTGCTGGCCATCAACGCCGCCTCCGCGTCCACCCAGATCTCGGGGCTGCCGTTCTCCGGCCCGGTCGGTGGCGTCCGCGTCTCGCTGATCGACGGCGAGTGGGTCGCCTTCCCCAACTTCACCGACATCGAGCGCTCCGTCTTCGACATGGTCGTCGCCGGGCGCAAGGTCACCACCAAGGACGGTGACGACGTCGCGATCATGATGGTCGAGGCGGAGTCCACCGAGTTCACCTGGGACCTGATCCGCACCGAGGGCAAGCAGGCCCCGACGGAGGAGATCGTCGCCCAGGGCCTGGAGGCCGCCAAGAAGTTCATCGCCGTCCTGTGCACCGCGCAGGAGGAGCTGGCCGCGCAGGCCGCCAAGCCGGTGCAGGACTTCCCGATCTTCCTGGACTACCAGGACGACGCCTACGTCGCGGTCGAGCAGGCCGCCGAGGGCGAGCTCAAGCCGCTGCTGGCCATCGCGGGCAAGCAGGAGCGCGAGGAGAAGCTCGACGAGCTCAAGGACCACCTCAAGGCGGACCTGGCCGGCGAGGGCAAGCCCTTCGAGGGCCGGGAGAAGGAGATCTCCGCGGCCTACCGCTCGGTGCAGAAGAAGCTCGTCCGCGAGCGCATCCTGCGTGACAAGGTCCGCATCGACGGGCGTGGCCTGGCGGACATCCGGGCGCTGTCGGCCGAGGTCGAGGTGCTGCCCCGCGTGCACGGCTCGGCGATCTTCGAGCGCGGCGAGACCCAGATCATGGGCGTGACCACGCTCAACATGCTGCGCATGGAGCAGCAGATCGACTCGCTCAGCCCGGTCACGCGTCGGCGCTACATGCACAACTACAACTTCCCGCCGTTCTCCACCGGTGAGACCGGGCGCGTCGGCTCGCCGAAGCGCCGTGAGATCGGCCACGGCGCGCTCGCCGAGCGCGCGCTGATGCCGGTCCTGCCGACGCGCGAGGAGTTCCCCTACGCGATCCGGCAGGTCTCCGAGGCGCTGGGCTCCAACGGCTCCACCTCGATGGGCTCGGTCTGCGCGTCCACCTTGTCGCTGCTCAACGCCGGCGTGCCGCTGCGGGCGCCCGTCGCGGGCATCGCCATGGGCCTGGTCTCCGCCGAGATCGACGGCGAGACGCAGTACGCCGCGCTGACCGACATCCTCGGGGCCGAGGACGCCTTCGGCGACATGGACTTCAAGGTGGCCGGCACCAAGGAGTTCGTCACCGCCATCCAGCTCGACACCAAGCTCGACGGCATCCCGGCCTCGGTGCTGGCCGGCGCGCTGACCCAGGCCCGCGACGCGCGCCTGCACATCCTGGATGTCATGGCCGAGGCCATCGACGTGCCGGACGAGATGAGCCCCTACGCCCCGCGCGTCATCGCCGTGCAGGTGCCCGTCGACAAGATCGGCGAGGTCATCGGGCCCAAGGGCAAGATGATCAACCAGATCCAGGAGGAGACCGGCGCCGACATCTCCATCGAGGACGACGGCACGGTCTACATCGGTGCCACCGACGGCCCCTCCGCCGAGGCGGCCCGGGCTGCGGTCAACGCCATCGCCAACCCGCAGATGCCGGAGATCGGCGAGCGGTTCCTGGGCACGGTCGTCAAGACCACGACCTTCGGCGCCTTCGTCTCCCTCCTGCCCGGCAAGGATGGCCTGCTGCACATCTCCGAGGTGCGCAAGCTCGTCGGCGGCAAGCGCATCGACGCGGTCGAGGACGTCCTCGGTGTGGGCCAGAAGGTCCAGGTCGAGCTCAAGGAGATCGACCCGCGCGGCAAGCTCTCCCTGGCGGCGGTCCTGACCGAGGAGCAGGAGGCGGCCGCGGCTGCCGCTGCCTCCGAGCAGGGCTCGTCCGACCGTGGTGAGCGCGGCGAGCGCCCGGAGCGCGGCGACCGCGAGGACCGTGGCGAGCGGCGTGAGCGTCCCCGTCGTGAGCGCCGTGACGACGAGGACGGCGAGGGCGAGCGTCGCTCGCGCTCCCGCAGCCGTCGTCGTCGCTCGGAGGTCATCGAGGAGGGCACCGGCACCCCTGCGGCCGACCAGGTCGTGGAGGCCGTGTCCGACGGCAACGAGGCGACGGCGACCTCCGAGGACGCCTGA
- a CDS encoding L-lactate permease has translation MTFRPDLAPVGGSLALSALVACLPLLTIFVALGALRWKAWTSGLAALAVSILVAVLAYRMPAPLALLSASEGAVYGLFPIVWIVFTAILLYQVTVASGRFEDLRGVFNLISDDPRVQAMLIAFCFGGLLEALAGFGAPVAITGVMLMAVGFSALRAATVVLLANTAPVAFGAIAIPIITAGNLTKIPYTQIGAYVGHQTPILAAFVPLFLCLLADGRRGVRDLWPVALVTGLSFAVAQWVSATWLSVELTDIIASLVGLGAAVLMLRVWHPQGGAEALARLHADRDAERAAMTEDERRGLTEDTAVRTHLPASRIWMALFPYLLVIVVFSLSKLVTPIKDFLTGTDLKIHWPGLDGHVLTAAGKPSTSTVYTLQWLSSPGTMLLLCALVVALVYRVSAAALGREVTETLLKLRFSALTIASVLSLAYVMNQSGQTITIGTWIAGTGAAFAFLSPVLGWLGTAVTGSDTSANALFATLQQTAGKKAGIDPTLLVAANTSGGVVGKMVSPQNLTIAATAVGLLGRESEILRRVLWWSLGLLAVLCLIVGLQSTPVLSWMLP, from the coding sequence ATGACCTTTCGACCCGATCTGGCCCCGGTGGGAGGGAGCCTCGCGCTCTCGGCCCTCGTCGCCTGTCTCCCCCTGCTGACGATCTTCGTCGCCCTCGGTGCCTTGCGGTGGAAGGCGTGGACCTCTGGCCTGGCAGCGCTCGCCGTCTCGATCCTGGTGGCCGTGCTGGCCTACCGCATGCCCGCCCCCCTCGCCCTGCTCTCGGCCTCCGAGGGAGCGGTCTACGGCCTGTTCCCGATCGTGTGGATCGTCTTCACGGCCATCCTGCTCTACCAGGTCACGGTCGCCAGCGGCCGGTTCGAGGACCTGCGCGGGGTGTTCAACCTCATCAGCGACGACCCGCGCGTGCAGGCGATGCTGATCGCCTTCTGCTTCGGCGGCCTGCTGGAGGCCCTGGCCGGCTTCGGCGCGCCGGTCGCGATCACCGGTGTGATGCTGATGGCGGTGGGCTTCTCGGCCCTGCGCGCCGCGACCGTGGTGCTGCTCGCCAACACCGCCCCCGTCGCCTTCGGCGCCATCGCCATCCCGATCATCACCGCGGGCAACCTCACCAAGATCCCCTACACCCAGATCGGCGCGTATGTCGGACACCAGACCCCGATCCTCGCGGCCTTCGTCCCGCTGTTCCTGTGCCTGCTCGCCGACGGGCGCCGTGGGGTCCGCGACCTGTGGCCGGTCGCCCTCGTCACCGGGCTGTCCTTCGCGGTGGCCCAGTGGGTCTCGGCGACCTGGCTGTCGGTGGAGCTCACGGACATCATCGCCTCGCTGGTCGGTCTGGGCGCCGCCGTGCTGATGCTGCGCGTCTGGCACCCGCAGGGCGGCGCCGAGGCCCTCGCCCGGCTGCACGCCGACCGCGACGCGGAGCGGGCCGCCATGACCGAGGACGAGCGCCGCGGGCTGACCGAGGACACCGCCGTGCGCACCCACCTGCCGGCCTCGCGCATCTGGATGGCGCTGTTCCCCTACCTGCTGGTGATCGTGGTGTTCTCGCTGTCCAAGCTGGTCACCCCGATCAAGGACTTCCTGACCGGCACCGACCTCAAGATCCACTGGCCCGGCCTGGACGGTCACGTGCTCACCGCCGCCGGCAAGCCGTCGACCTCGACGGTCTACACCCTGCAGTGGCTGTCGAGTCCCGGCACGATGCTGCTGCTGTGCGCCCTGGTCGTCGCGCTCGTCTACCGCGTGTCCGCGGCCGCCCTCGGCCGCGAGGTCACCGAGACCCTGCTCAAGCTGCGCTTCTCCGCGCTGACGATCGCCTCGGTGCTGTCCCTCGCCTACGTCATGAACCAGTCCGGGCAGACCATCACCATCGGCACCTGGATCGCGGGCACGGGCGCGGCGTTCGCCTTCCTGTCGCCGGTGCTCGGCTGGCTCGGCACCGCCGTCACCGGCTCGGACACCTCGGCCAACGCGCTGTTCGCGACGCTGCAGCAGACGGCCGGCAAGAAGGCCGGCATCGACCCGACCCTGCTCGTCGCCGCCAACACCTCCGGCGGCGTCGTGGGCAAGATGGTCTCCCCCCAGAACCTCACCATCGCCGCCACGGCCGTCGGCCTGCTCGGACGCGAGTCCGAGATCCTGCGCCGGGTGCTGTGGTGGAGCCTCGGCCTGCTGGCGGTGCTGTGCCTGATCGTCGGGCTGCAGTCGACGCCGGTGCTGTCCTGGATGCTGCCGTGA
- a CDS encoding DUF3072 domain-containing protein gives MSQVMSDQQPQIPPMDEPPFPFEEVPPPAEQVLPADAERGQRGPASTQTGAEQTGVDDAARPGTPAGGPIVAQEGFAAQGNQQATARRPDVQQQAEQQGTPPGHVSQGQDGQGRVPQGQGGQQEMLGAGSGPAGAPIKDPETWVTGDQPATEAQKAFLDSLAREAGEQIPADLTKAEASEHIDRLQRVTGRGPQQGQTQGGQTRQGQNAQG, from the coding sequence ATGTCGCAGGTCATGAGCGACCAGCAGCCCCAGATCCCCCCGATGGACGAGCCGCCCTTCCCCTTCGAGGAGGTGCCGCCGCCCGCCGAGCAGGTCCTCCCGGCGGACGCCGAGCGCGGCCAGCGCGGCCCGGCCAGCACCCAGACGGGGGCAGAGCAGACCGGCGTCGACGACGCGGCCCGGCCCGGGACGCCGGCGGGCGGTCCGATCGTGGCCCAGGAGGGCTTCGCAGCCCAGGGCAACCAGCAGGCCACCGCGCGCCGCCCCGACGTGCAGCAGCAGGCCGAGCAGCAGGGCACCCCGCCTGGCCACGTGTCCCAGGGCCAGGACGGGCAGGGTCGGGTGCCGCAGGGGCAGGGTGGGCAGCAGGAGATGCTCGGCGCGGGCAGCGGCCCCGCCGGCGCGCCGATCAAGGACCCCGAGACCTGGGTGACCGGTGACCAGCCGGCGACCGAGGCCCAGAAGGCCTTCCTGGACTCCCTCGCCCGCGAGGCCGGCGAGCAGATCCCGGCCGATCTCACCAAGGCCGAGGCGTCCGAGCACATCGACCGGCTCCAGCGGGTGACGGGCCGCGGCCCGCAGCAGGGGCAGACGCAGGGTGGGCAGACCCGGCAGGGGCAGAACGCCCAGGGATGA
- a CDS encoding thioredoxin domain-containing protein — protein MPTPFPRPSMSRALAGGALAVAVSAGLAPTAVAAPHDNTCPASSRPSALAAKPRTAHRPTTTLRAGESVIDVDASNLAQVKEMAKTKPVVFVVTAPSWCGYCKKLDPVIRKYNADDKGAWILAIIDVDQAGGAEKEFGVDGYPTMVPFGRSGEMQDPGRMEGWAGESGTREWVSSVTKAYGPSNGPTAEPTAAPTAAPTAAPTNGPTDQPSDGTLPALPPGAVQLTDQNFEEAVMAESKKRTVVIDFSKDKCDPCLKIAPVLDEKYRKDAGKWQYTRLDGTEFPQLWKKFDNPWFPTLIAIKDGKELARRSGFEGDTQQVTDWLDKVAQGEAPASDPAVVDLKDAAAWDQITAISKRHPVAVRAHRDGSDEASAEQGQVAAEMVNGDGGKWTLANVDLDDEDAASLLEEHGVDVDDAPKMVVFYNGKIQDLAALEGASTKDELRSWVDTMLSTHYPTLTLR, from the coding sequence GTGCCCACACCCTTCCCTCGCCCGTCGATGAGCCGCGCTCTCGCCGGGGGCGCCCTGGCGGTCGCCGTCAGCGCTGGTCTGGCCCCGACCGCGGTCGCCGCCCCTCATGACAACACGTGTCCCGCGTCGTCCCGTCCCTCGGCCCTCGCCGCCAAGCCGCGCACGGCTCACCGCCCGACCACGACGCTGCGCGCGGGCGAGTCGGTCATCGACGTCGACGCGAGCAACCTGGCCCAGGTCAAGGAGATGGCCAAGACCAAGCCGGTCGTCTTCGTCGTCACCGCTCCCTCCTGGTGCGGCTACTGCAAGAAGCTGGACCCCGTCATCCGCAAGTACAACGCCGACGACAAGGGCGCGTGGATCCTCGCGATCATCGACGTCGACCAGGCAGGCGGCGCCGAGAAGGAGTTCGGCGTCGACGGCTACCCGACGATGGTGCCCTTCGGCCGGTCCGGCGAGATGCAGGACCCGGGCCGGATGGAGGGCTGGGCCGGCGAGAGCGGCACCCGCGAGTGGGTCTCCTCCGTGACGAAGGCCTACGGGCCCAGCAACGGCCCGACGGCCGAGCCCACCGCGGCGCCGACCGCGGCACCGACCGCCGCCCCCACGAACGGGCCGACCGACCAGCCCTCCGACGGCACCCTGCCCGCGCTGCCCCCCGGCGCCGTCCAGCTGACCGACCAGAACTTCGAGGAGGCCGTGATGGCCGAGTCGAAGAAGCGCACCGTCGTCATCGACTTCTCCAAGGACAAGTGCGACCCGTGCCTCAAGATCGCGCCGGTCCTGGACGAGAAGTACCGCAAGGACGCGGGGAAGTGGCAGTACACCCGCCTCGACGGCACCGAGTTCCCGCAGCTGTGGAAGAAGTTCGACAACCCGTGGTTCCCCACGCTCATCGCCATCAAGGACGGCAAGGAGCTGGCACGTCGCTCGGGCTTCGAGGGTGACACCCAGCAGGTGACGGACTGGCTCGACAAGGTTGCCCAGGGCGAGGCCCCGGCCAGCGACCCGGCGGTCGTCGACCTCAAGGACGCGGCGGCGTGGGACCAGATCACCGCCATCTCCAAGCGCCACCCGGTCGCCGTCCGGGCGCATCGGGACGGGTCCGACGAGGCTTCTGCCGAGCAGGGCCAGGTCGCGGCCGAGATGGTGAACGGCGACGGTGGCAAGTGGACGCTGGCCAACGTCGACCTCGACGACGAGGATGCCGCCTCGCTGCTCGAGGAGCACGGCGTGGATGTGGACGACGCGCCGAAGATGGTGGTCTTCTACAACGGCAAGATCCAGGACCTCGCCGCCCTGGAGGGTGCCTCGACCAAGGACGAGCTGCGCTCCTGGGTCGACACGATGCTGAGCACGCACTATCCGACGCTCACGCTGCGCTGA
- a CDS encoding LutC/YkgG family protein, with amino-acid sequence MSRDAILGRIRTALADVPRSTPEADVEIAWRYGRPTEMPDVVGRFAERVEDYRAVVERCPAAQVPSRVASALAAHRTQTVVLPDGLDPAWRAAVEEAGLRTVRDDGLPSTTLDAVDAVVTGCVVGVAETGTIMLDHGPDQGRRALSLVPDVHVCVVRTDQVVSDVPEAMARLAPSLRAGRPATWISGPSATSDIELSRVEGVHGPRTLHVIIAE; translated from the coding sequence ATGAGCCGCGACGCCATCCTCGGACGCATCCGCACGGCGCTCGCCGACGTCCCCCGGTCGACCCCGGAGGCCGACGTCGAGATCGCGTGGCGATACGGCCGACCCACCGAGATGCCCGACGTGGTCGGGCGGTTCGCCGAGCGGGTCGAGGACTACCGCGCCGTCGTCGAGCGCTGCCCGGCCGCCCAGGTGCCGTCCCGCGTCGCGTCCGCCCTCGCTGCCCACCGGACGCAGACGGTGGTGCTGCCGGACGGGCTGGACCCCGCCTGGCGGGCCGCCGTCGAGGAGGCCGGGCTGCGGACCGTGCGCGACGACGGGCTCCCGTCCACCACCCTCGACGCCGTCGACGCCGTCGTCACCGGCTGCGTCGTCGGGGTCGCCGAGACCGGCACGATCATGCTCGACCACGGACCGGATCAGGGGCGACGGGCGCTGTCCCTCGTGCCCGACGTGCACGTCTGCGTGGTGCGCACCGACCAGGTCGTCTCCGACGTGCCCGAGGCGATGGCGCGGCTCGCACCCTCGCTGCGGGCGGGTCGCCCGGCCACCTGGATCAGCGGCCCGAGCGCGACCAGCGACATCGAGCTCTCCCGCGTCGAGGGGGTCCACGGTCCCCGCACGCTGCACGTGATCATCGCGGAGTGA
- the rpsO gene encoding 30S ribosomal protein S15 has protein sequence MPLDADVKQKIMTEYATHEGDTGSPEVQIAMLTQRIKDLTEHARAHKHDHHSRRGLLLLVGRRKRMLRYLEATDIERYRALIKRLGLRR, from the coding sequence GTGCCCCTGGATGCTGACGTCAAGCAGAAGATCATGACCGAGTACGCCACCCACGAGGGCGACACCGGTTCCCCCGAGGTCCAGATCGCGATGCTCACGCAGCGCATCAAGGACCTCACCGAGCATGCTCGGGCGCACAAGCACGACCACCACTCCCGTCGTGGCCTGCTCCTCCTCGTCGGCCGCCGCAAGCGCATGCTGCGCTACCTCGAGGCGACCGACATCGAGCGCTACCGTGCGCTGATCAAGCGTCTGGGTCTGCGTCGATAA
- a CDS encoding YihY/virulence factor BrkB family protein, with the protein MSIVDKVDRFQRRHRSVGFPLAVIYKFFDDQGPYLAALLTYYGFLSAFPLLLLLSSILGFVLQGHPTIEHRIMESALSQFPVIGTQLTTQSLHGDGKAIAIGLTIALYGALGVGQALQNALNVCWAVPRNRRPNPFVSRGRSLLLIVTAGLFLLVTTVLSGIASSASAYGLDLGAGGGWALTALTVLLNAGIFLLIFRIATAHPMRWRRSIPGALLSAVWWQVLQSIGTAYVSFVVKGSTDAYGVFALVLGLLGWGFLASCGVVMAIELNVVLAKHLYPRALLTVFTDNVDLTDADKKYYEGLVNANRLKGFQQVDVSFERSLEDLEAETRPVPRCRPR; encoded by the coding sequence GTGTCGATCGTGGACAAGGTGGACCGCTTCCAGCGTCGGCACCGCTCGGTGGGGTTCCCGCTCGCGGTGATCTACAAGTTCTTCGACGACCAGGGGCCCTATCTCGCGGCGTTGCTGACGTACTACGGCTTCCTGTCGGCGTTCCCGCTCCTCCTGCTGCTGTCCTCGATCCTCGGCTTCGTGCTGCAAGGGCATCCCACGATCGAGCACCGGATCATGGAGTCGGCGCTGAGCCAGTTCCCGGTGATCGGGACCCAGCTGACCACCCAGAGCCTGCACGGTGACGGCAAGGCCATCGCCATCGGTCTGACGATCGCGCTCTACGGTGCGCTCGGCGTCGGGCAGGCCCTGCAGAATGCCCTCAACGTCTGTTGGGCGGTGCCGCGCAACCGGCGGCCCAATCCCTTCGTCTCCCGCGGTCGGTCGCTGCTGCTGATCGTCACGGCCGGGCTCTTCCTCCTGGTGACGACCGTGCTGTCAGGGATCGCCAGCTCGGCCTCGGCCTACGGCCTGGACCTGGGGGCCGGCGGCGGCTGGGCGCTCACCGCCCTCACCGTGCTGCTCAACGCCGGGATCTTCCTGCTGATCTTCCGGATCGCGACGGCGCACCCGATGCGCTGGCGGCGCTCGATCCCCGGCGCGCTGCTGTCCGCCGTGTGGTGGCAGGTGCTGCAGAGCATCGGGACGGCCTACGTGAGCTTCGTGGTCAAGGGATCCACGGATGCATATGGCGTCTTCGCCCTCGTCCTGGGCCTGCTCGGCTGGGGCTTCCTGGCGTCCTGCGGGGTGGTGATGGCGATCGAGCTCAACGTCGTGCTGGCCAAGCACCTCTACCCGCGGGCGCTGCTCACGGTGTTCACCGACAACGTCGACCTCACCGACGCCGACAAGAAGTACTACGAGGGTCTGGTCAACGCCAACCGGCTCAAGGGCTTCCAGCAGGTCGACGTGTCCTTCGAGCGGTCCTTGGAGGACCTGGAGGCGGAGACCCGGCCGGTGCCGCGGTGTCGCCCGCGCTGA
- the dapB gene encoding 4-hydroxy-tetrahydrodipicolinate reductase, protein MSDMIKVSVIGASGRMGSTVCDAVEAATGLELVGRFDQGDDLGDLAGADVVVEFSVPDASPANVAHCVERGVHCVVGTTGWREERLARLRAQIEKAPEGTGVLIAPNFAIGAILMMSFAAQAARFYESVEVVELHHPRKVDAPSGTAARTADLIGAAREEAGLGPIPDATEHDPDGARGARVHGVPVHSVRLRGLVAHQEVLLGGEGEMLTIRHDSFDRASFMPGVIEGVRRVGEHPGVTVGLEHYLGL, encoded by the coding sequence ATGAGCGACATGATCAAGGTCTCCGTCATCGGCGCCTCCGGGCGCATGGGTTCCACGGTGTGCGACGCGGTCGAGGCCGCGACGGGCCTGGAGCTGGTGGGGCGGTTCGACCAGGGCGACGACCTGGGCGACCTCGCCGGCGCCGACGTGGTCGTGGAGTTCTCGGTCCCGGACGCCTCGCCCGCCAACGTCGCCCACTGCGTCGAGCGGGGGGTGCACTGCGTGGTCGGCACCACCGGCTGGAGAGAGGAGCGCCTCGCGAGGCTGCGCGCCCAGATCGAGAAGGCTCCCGAGGGAACCGGCGTGCTCATCGCCCCCAACTTCGCCATCGGCGCGATCCTGATGATGAGCTTCGCCGCCCAGGCGGCGCGGTTCTACGAGTCGGTCGAGGTCGTCGAGCTGCACCACCCGCGCAAGGTGGACGCCCCTTCGGGCACGGCCGCCCGCACCGCCGACCTCATCGGCGCCGCCCGCGAGGAGGCCGGGCTCGGACCGATCCCCGACGCGACCGAGCACGACCCCGACGGTGCCCGCGGCGCGCGGGTGCACGGGGTGCCGGTGCACTCGGTCCGGCTGCGCGGGCTGGTGGCGCACCAGGAGGTGCTCCTCGGTGGCGAGGGGGAGATGCTGACGATCCGGCACGACTCCTTCGACCGGGCGTCCTTCATGCCCGGTGTGATCGAGGGCGTGCGTCGCGTGGGGGAGCACCCCGGCGTGACCGTGGGGCTGGAGCACTACCTCGGTCTCTGA
- a CDS encoding lactate utilization protein B — MTTPSPRRTPAPPPGELVDSPAFPQAARRELAKPVQRKNLHHAMTTIRTKREHVVAEHARWEELRLAGEAIKNRTLRHLDHYLLQLEESLTRAGATVHWASDAEEANRIIVDLVRAKVGEQAIAERTAEVVKVKSMVTQEIEMNEALEAAGIAAWETDLAELIVQLGHDRPSHFLVPAIHRNRAEVREIFLDEMGRYGRPAPQDLDTEPAHLAGAARLHLREKFLRAKVAVSGANFAVAETGTLAVVESEGNGRMCLTLPETLISVVGIEKVVPTVEDLEVFLQLLPRSSTAERMNPYTSLWTGPAQGDGPQEMHVVLLDNGRTQVLADDFGRQALRCIRCTACLNVCPVYEKVGGHAYGSVYPGPIGAVLTPQLRGTASGVDRSLPFASTLCGACFDVCPVRIPIPEMLVHMRGKVVEAKKADRVPHSEPAIMASASWVMGDHRRWATAMKASGLTGRVLGRRFDHFGTLPWPISRWTGARDVQMLPTESFRDWWARERGDGSDRPAPTSPTAQDAAGQEARHRASDPHDHGHTQQAGGER; from the coding sequence ATGACGACCCCATCCCCGCGCCGCACCCCGGCCCCGCCGCCCGGCGAGCTGGTCGACAGCCCGGCGTTCCCGCAGGCCGCCCGCCGCGAGCTCGCCAAACCGGTGCAGCGCAAGAACCTCCACCACGCCATGACCACGATCCGCACCAAGCGCGAGCACGTGGTCGCCGAGCACGCCCGGTGGGAGGAGCTGCGGCTCGCGGGCGAGGCGATCAAGAACCGCACCCTGCGACACCTGGACCACTACCTGCTGCAGCTGGAGGAGTCCCTGACCCGGGCCGGCGCCACCGTGCACTGGGCGAGCGACGCCGAGGAGGCCAACCGGATCATCGTGGACCTCGTCCGCGCCAAGGTCGGCGAGCAGGCGATCGCCGAGCGCACCGCGGAGGTGGTCAAGGTCAAGTCCATGGTCACCCAGGAGATCGAGATGAACGAGGCCCTCGAGGCCGCGGGCATCGCCGCCTGGGAGACCGACCTGGCCGAGCTGATCGTCCAGCTGGGTCACGACCGGCCCTCGCACTTCCTGGTGCCCGCGATCCACCGCAACCGCGCCGAGGTCCGCGAGATCTTCCTCGACGAGATGGGCCGCTACGGCCGGCCCGCGCCGCAGGACCTGGACACCGAGCCCGCCCACCTCGCGGGCGCGGCGCGGCTGCACCTGCGGGAGAAGTTCCTGCGGGCCAAGGTCGCCGTCTCCGGGGCGAACTTCGCCGTGGCCGAGACCGGCACCCTGGCCGTCGTCGAGTCCGAGGGCAACGGGCGCATGTGCCTGACCCTGCCCGAGACCCTGATCTCGGTCGTCGGCATCGAGAAGGTCGTGCCCACCGTCGAGGACCTCGAGGTCTTCCTGCAGCTGCTGCCCCGGTCCTCCACGGCCGAGCGGATGAATCCGTACACCTCGCTGTGGACCGGACCCGCCCAGGGCGACGGACCGCAGGAGATGCACGTGGTCCTGCTCGACAACGGACGCACCCAGGTGCTCGCCGACGACTTCGGTCGCCAGGCGCTGCGCTGCATCCGCTGCACGGCCTGCCTCAACGTCTGCCCGGTCTACGAGAAGGTCGGCGGCCACGCCTACGGCTCGGTCTATCCCGGACCGATCGGGGCCGTGCTCACCCCACAGCTGCGCGGCACCGCGTCGGGCGTGGACCGCTCGCTGCCCTTCGCGTCCACGCTGTGCGGCGCGTGCTTCGACGTCTGCCCGGTGCGCATCCCCATCCCCGAGATGCTGGTCCACATGCGCGGCAAGGTCGTCGAGGCCAAGAAGGCCGACCGCGTGCCCCACTCCGAGCCCGCGATCATGGCCAGCGCCTCCTGGGTGATGGGCGACCACCGCCGCTGGGCCACGGCCATGAAGGCCTCGGGCCTGACCGGGCGCGTCCTCGGGCGTCGCTTCGACCACTTCGGGACGCTGCCCTGGCCCATCTCCCGCTGGACGGGGGCACGCGACGTGCAGATGCTCCCGACCGAGTCCTTCCGGGACTGGTGGGCCCGGGAGCGTGGCGACGGCTCGGACCGACCGGCGCCCACCTCACCCACCGCCCAGGACGCCGCCGGTCAGGAAGCACGACACCGCGCGTCCGACCCGCACGACCACGGCCACACCCAGCAGGCAGGAGGCGAGCGATGA